The Pyxidicoccus sp. MSG2 DNA segment CACCAGGGCCTGGAGGGCGGTGGCGTTGGAGGCCATGACGGCGGTGAGGAAGGTGTCCACGCCCAGGCGCTCGGCCGTCTCTTCCAGCACGGGGCCGAAGTAGCGGGCGAGTCCACGGGCCCGGCGCGCGGCGAAGCGGGTGCGCAGGTCTCCGAGGTAGCCCACGCGGCACGGGCGGCCGTCCAGCCAGCCGTCGCGCACGTGGATGGCGCCCATGCCGTCGAGCCGGTCCGCCACTTCGCCCTGGTGGACCCAGACCTCGGCGTCCCCGCGCTGCATGTCGAAGAGGGCGAAGTAGTCCGGGGCGCGCTGGGTGGAGAGGACCAGCTCGCCCTGCATCGGCACCGCGCCGAACAGGTCGAGCAGCATCGGGTTGTCGTTACGGGTGGCGCGTCGGAGGAGGCTCATGCGGCGGCGGTGAGCCTACCCGGTGCGGGCCGCGCGTTGGCGCCGGGCACGGCGCCGTGCTCACATCCGGGCCCGTTCGCCCGAGGGGTACGGAAGGAAGGGCCATGCGGGAGCTGTTGCTGCGCCTCAACCGCCGCTTCGCCGGCCGCCTGGCCACCACGGTGGTCGTCCTCGTGGGCACCTTCCAGTGCTACTGGTGGCTCAACGCGCACCTGCCGCCGCGCGTCGATTTGTCGCTGCCGGTGGACGCGGCCATTCCCTTCCTGCCGTGGACGTACGCCGTCTACACGTCCTTCTTCGTCTTCCCGCTCGTGGCGGCCTGGGCGCTGGAGGCGGAGGAGTACGTGCGCATGCTGGGCGCGGTGCTGGCGGTGAATGCGCTGTGCTACCTGGGCTTCTTCCTCTTCACGTCGCACTTCCCGCGCCCGCCGGTGGAGTCGATTGCGTCCCCGTACTGGCGTGAGCAGTTCCGGGTGATGTGGTCGCAGGACTTGCCGGGCAACACGTTCCCGAGTCTCCACGTCGCCGTCACCGTGCTCGGAGCGCTGCGGCTGCGGCACCGGCGCGCGGGGGGACTGTGGCTCGTGTGGGCCGCGCTCATCTCCGTGTCCACGCTCACCGTGAAGCAGCACTTCGTGGTGGATGTGCTGGGTGGGGTGGCGGTGGCGCTCGCGGCGCATGCGGTGTTCTTCCGGCGGTGGCGCGGCGTGGCGCAGGGGCGCGGTGATGTGACGCCCGTCCTCGCGGGCAGGACTTCGGGAGAGGTGAGCCCGTGAGTGGCCGGTCACTGTTTGCCATGGTCTCGGGGAGGCGTGCGCGATGAGCGGCGCGTCCGTGGATATCCCCACGCCACCGGGGCGGCTCAACGTGGCACTGGCGCTCGGCATCATCAGTGGGGGCGTGGCCTTGCAGTGGGTGGCCTCGCACGCGGAAGGGTGGCTCGGGGTGCTGGGCGCAGGCGTGGCCTTCTCGTTCCTCTTCCTGCCGCTGTACTCGCTGCTGCATGAGGCGGAGCACCGCGTCTTCCATGCGCACCCGGCGGTCAACGAGGGCTTCGGCGTGTTGCTCGCGGCCTTCTTCCCGGGGCCGTTCTCCTTCCTGCGCGCGTGTCACCTGGGGCACCACCGCCGCAACCGAAGCGACGCGGAGATGTTCGACCTGTACTACCCGGGCGACGACGTGCGGCGGAAGCGCCTCACCTTCTACGCGCTCTACCTGGGAGGATTCTGGCTGCTGGTGCCCCTGGCGATGGCGGTGGTGCTGGTGGCGCCCGGGGCGCTGCGGGGCCGGCTCGTGAAGGACCCGTCCGCAGTGGCCATGGTGGAGGGCATCCCCGAGTCCTTCATGCGCCGCATCCGCCTGGAGTGCATCGGCGTGGTGCTGCTGCACGTGGGGCTGGTGCTTGCGCTGGACCTGTCTCCCGGGCGGTACCTGCTGCTGTACGCGCTGTATGGGCTCAACTGGTCGGCGCAGCAGTACGTCACCCACGCGCACAGTCCCCGGCACGTGCTGGACGGGGCACACAACCTGCGAGCCCATCCGCTGTACGAGTCGCTGCTGCTGCACTTCAACTGGCACCTGGCGCACCATCAACACCCGCGAGTGCCGTGGCTGTACCTGCCGCGCCATGACGACACGACGCGCGAGCGGCCGGGCTACCTCACGGCCTTCGTGCGCTTCTGGCGCGGGCCCCGGCCCGTGGTTGCGGATGCGCCCGGCGAGGCACGCCGATAGATACCGGGAGTGCGCGCTGTAACACCTGCCCGGGTGGCGACCTATGCGCTCAGGACCCGAATCCAGGAGTCACGAAGCCATGGCCGACAACGAAGCCGTCCGAGCAGGGGAGCGACAGTCAGCTCCTGGCTTCCTGAGCTGGGTGGCGGTCCTCGTACATGAGCACCGCGCGAGGCTGCTGGCCCTGGCGCGGAGCCGGGGGCTGGACGCGGAGGAGGCGCTGGACGCGGTGCAGGACAGCTTCATCTCGTTCTTCCAGCTCCCGGAGGCGCGGGCCATCTCGGGAGCGCCGGAGGACTCGCTGAAGCTGCTGACGGTCATCCTCCAGCACAACGTGCAGAACTGGCGGAGGAAGCACTCGCGGCGGCAGCGGGCGAGGCTGCTGCTCGAAGCGGCCGCCACCCCGCGCGAGGACACGACGAGCGATGAGCTGATTGCCCAGGCCGAGGAGCTGGCCCGGGTGAACGGCTGCATCGTCCGCATGGGCCGGCTCCAGCGGAGTGTGGTGAAGCTGAGCCTCATCGACGAGCAACCGCGAGAGGAGGTCGCGAAGGTGCTCGGCATCTCGGACGGCTACGTGCGCGTCCTCGTGCACCGGGCGAGGGAGCACCTGCGCTCCTGCGGCTTCCCGGAGGATGAGGACGGGCCCCTCGTGGACGAGCCGTGGGACTGACGGGGCCCGTGTAACGCGCGCCCGGGGCGCGACCTACGTGTCTGTGAGCGGGCATTTTCGCCCGTCCCTCGAAGGAGCGGCAGACATGGCAGGCAAGGTGGCAATCGTCACGGGCGCGTCGAGTGGTATCGGCCTGGGGCTCACGAAGGCTCTGGTAGAGCGCGGTTACTCCGTCGTCGGCACGTCGCGGCACGTGTCGAAGTCAGGCGCGCTCTCCGCGTCGAACCGGCTCGCGCTGGTGGATGGCGACGTGGGCGAGGTGTCTACGGCGAGGCGGGTGGTGGATGAGGCACTGTCGCGGTTCGGCGGGGTGGACCTGTTGGTGAACAACGCGGGGACGTTCATCTCCAAGCCGTTCACCGACTTCACACCCGAGGACTACGCGACGCTGCTGTCGACGAACGTCGCCGGCTTCTTCCACATGACGCAGGCGGTGCTGAGGCACATGGTGGGCCGGAAGTCGGGGCACGTGGTGAATATCGGGACATCCCTCGTCAGGCAGCCCATGGCGGGCGTGCCCGGTGCGCTCTCCA contains these protein-coding regions:
- a CDS encoding phosphatase PAP2 family protein — its product is MRELLLRLNRRFAGRLATTVVVLVGTFQCYWWLNAHLPPRVDLSLPVDAAIPFLPWTYAVYTSFFVFPLVAAWALEAEEYVRMLGAVLAVNALCYLGFFLFTSHFPRPPVESIASPYWREQFRVMWSQDLPGNTFPSLHVAVTVLGALRLRHRRAGGLWLVWAALISVSTLTVKQHFVVDVLGGVAVALAAHAVFFRRWRGVAQGRGDVTPVLAGRTSGEVSP
- a CDS encoding SDR family NAD(P)-dependent oxidoreductase; protein product: MAGKVAIVTGASSGIGLGLTKALVERGYSVVGTSRHVSKSGALSASNRLALVDGDVGEVSTARRVVDEALSRFGGVDLLVNNAGTFISKPFTDFTPEDYATLLSTNVAGFFHMTQAVLRHMVGRKSGHVVNIGTSLVRQPMAGVPGALSILTKGGIEAATRALAIEYAPHGIRVNTVAAGAIDTPMHTPDKHGFLKSMSPANRVGTVPEMVDAVLYLDSAGFVSGEILHVDGGAHAGRW
- a CDS encoding RNA polymerase sigma factor is translated as MADNEAVRAGERQSAPGFLSWVAVLVHEHRARLLALARSRGLDAEEALDAVQDSFISFFQLPEARAISGAPEDSLKLLTVILQHNVQNWRRKHSRRQRARLLLEAAATPREDTTSDELIAQAEELARVNGCIVRMGRLQRSVVKLSLIDEQPREEVAKVLGISDGYVRVLVHRAREHLRSCGFPEDEDGPLVDEPWD
- a CDS encoding fatty acid desaturase yields the protein MSGASVDIPTPPGRLNVALALGIISGGVALQWVASHAEGWLGVLGAGVAFSFLFLPLYSLLHEAEHRVFHAHPAVNEGFGVLLAAFFPGPFSFLRACHLGHHRRNRSDAEMFDLYYPGDDVRRKRLTFYALYLGGFWLLVPLAMAVVLVAPGALRGRLVKDPSAVAMVEGIPESFMRRIRLECIGVVLLHVGLVLALDLSPGRYLLLYALYGLNWSAQQYVTHAHSPRHVLDGAHNLRAHPLYESLLLHFNWHLAHHQHPRVPWLYLPRHDDTTRERPGYLTAFVRFWRGPRPVVADAPGEARR